The following are encoded together in the Mastacembelus armatus chromosome 6, fMasArm1.2, whole genome shotgun sequence genome:
- the prmt7 gene encoding protein arginine N-methyltransferase 7 isoform X3 translates to MKTFCGRANPTTGALDWVEESEEYDYHQEIARSCYADMLHDHDRNEKYYRGICAAVARVKARGEKVVILDIGTGTGLLSMMAITAGADLCYSVEVFKPMAEAAQCIVEKNGFSGKIKIINKHSTDVTVGPDGDMQMKANVLITELFDTELIGEGALPSYEHAHQNLVQEGCEAVPHRATVYAQLVESELLWSWAQLQPVDVEGARLVPPPAVCHCAGAHSVCDIQLSQVSPRSFTPLGPLCTMFSVDFSKPVSSAFQSHSSQFVAQISGRAQVVLSWWDLDMDPNGSVVCTMAPSWTYPQPKMAPWRDHWMQSVYFLPMESRVTAGEELSLTVCHDDYSLWYSLQSHRYNSQRDLQTKTLPSRPCCTCQAHLVWTRPRFGELNDRQRTQSYVSALRSVLREDSVCLGVSDGSLLPVFAHMLGAKKVFSLENSRMSKQVMEQVLEANSMDGGVELLEIRPDQLSSNDLEGEQISVLLGEPYFSTSLLPWHSLFFWYCRTALAGLLQPSATILPYSATLHMVAVEFQDLWRIRAPCGTCEGFDVTPMNEMVQQSLDFRESREAEPHPLWEYPCRALTQSKAVMTFDFTQCVPQQPVCNQGSLPLLRSGRCHGVALWMEYHLTRDITVSAGLMGPVGEQGDCEWTRHRKQGVYFFRSPWESSGDGRAAVSYSFTFEPSSGDIKMDFSIESQ, encoded by the exons ATGAAGACCTTCTGTGGAAGAGCCAACCCGACCACGGGAGCTTTAGACTGGGTGGAGGAGAGTGAAGAGTACGACTACCACCAGGAGATAGCCAG GTCCTGTTACGCTGACATGCTGCATGACCATGACAGG AATGAGAAGTACTACCGGGGGATCTGTGCAGCTGTGGCAAGAGTAAAAGCTCGTGGGGAGAAGGTTGTTATCCTAGACATCGGCACCGGTACGGGCCTGTTGTCCATGATGGCCATCACTGCTGGAGCTGACCTCTGCTATTCTGTGgag GTTTTTAAGCCCATGGCTGAAGCTGCCCAGTGCATTGTGGAGAAAAACGGCTTCTCTGGCAAGATCAAGATTATTAACAAACACTCTACTGATGTCACTGTGGGGCCAG ATGGGGATATGCAAATGAAGGCCAATGTCCTCATCACAGAACTGTTTGATACAGAACTGATAGGTGAAGGAGCTCTGCCAAGCTATGAACATGCTCACCAAAATCTGGTtcag GAGGGCTGTGAGGCAGTTCCCCATCGAGCCACGGTCTATGCCCAGCTGGTGGAGTCAGAGCTGCTGTGGAGCTGGGCTCAGCTGCAGCCGGTGGATGTAGAGGGGGCCCGTTTGGTCCCACCACCTGCTGTGTGCCACTGTGCTGGAGCCCATTCGGTGTGTGACATCCAGCTGAGCCAGGTGTCTCCTCGCAGCTTCACCCCACTGGGTCCTCTCTGCACAATGTTCAG TGTGGATTTCAGTAAGCCAGTTAGCAGTGCCTTCCAGTCCCACTCCTCTCAGTTTGTGGCTCAGATCAGTGGTCGAGCCCAGGTGGTCCTGTCCTGGTGGGACCTTGATATGGATCCCAATGGATCTGTTGTGTGTACCATGGCTCCCAGCTGGACATACCCACAGCCAAAGATGGCTCCT tgGCGGGATCACTGGATGCAGAGTGTGTACTTCCTGCCCATGGAGAGCAGGGTGACAGCAGGAGAGGAGCTCAGTCTGACTGTCTGCCATGATGACTACAGTCTCTGGTACAGCCTGCAGTCTCACAGGTACAACAG CCAGCGGGACTTGCAGACAAAAACGCTTCCGTCTCGGCCATGTTGTACTTGCCAGGCTCACCTAGTTTGGACACGGCCTCGTTTCGGTGAACTCAATGACAGACAGCGTACACAGAGCTACGTCAGTGCCCTGCGCAGT GTTCTGAGAGAGGACAGTGTGTGTCTTGGTGTCAGTGATGGAAGTCTGCTTCCTGTGTTTGCTCATATGCTTGGAGCCAAGAAG GTCTTCAGTTTGGAAAACTCCAGAATGTCCAAGCAGGTTATGGAGCAG gtgTTGGAAGCCAATTCGATGGATGGAGGTGTTGAGCTGCTGGAGATCAGGCCTGATCAGCTGAGCAGTAATGACTTAGAAGGAGAACAG ATCTCAGTCCTGCTGGGTGAGCCATATTTCAGCACCAGTCTTTTGCCCTGGCACTCCCTGTTCTTCTGGTATTGTCGGACTGCCCTGGCAGGCCTCCTGCAGCCCAGTGCCACCATCCTGCCCTACTCTGCCACACTTCACATGGTGGCTGTGGAGTTCCAG GATTTGTGGAGGATAAGAGCACCTTGTGGAACATGTGAGGGCTTTGATGTCACACCCATGAATGAAATGGTCCAG CAATCTCTGGATTTCCGTGAGTCCCGTGAGGCAGAGCCCCACCCTCTATGGGAGTACCCGTGCCGTGCTCTGACTCAGTCCAAGGCCGTCATGACTTTTGATTTCACACAGTGTGTCCCACAACAGCCAGTCTGTAATCAGGGCTCACTGCCATTGTTAAG GAGTGGTCGTTGCCATGGTGTTGCATTGTGGATGGAGTACCACCTAACCAGAGACATCACTGTTAGTGCAGGTCTGAT
- the exoc3l1 gene encoding exocyst complex component 3-like protein: MSAGDQKNGGDKPGDTVPVAEVWPEVERAECLARGAALKWASGVFCQPEHLERLSQYRKRESQRTASIHTRLKSMVQSYLEGVGWGLEQLREARTELKEVSHTLKKAGLETNGNAEGVKSLERLRDVSVNHRQLLAAVSNLPRLYSVRSMVLETERLVESRRLLEAHARLMDLERWQDDILWQLHGAAGTSGSALSTEDQELVAKYFSGVGQLVDALGKELWAVVSSALAVARQNPTPFVSAVRIVEREEALDQVLLEERGGPGGNNRPLPPRRPRCWRSCFFQVLEEAVSARFRSVSYLHTRGPGLAGHLSALQHAIMADLATVRHLLEHCVPSHYRLTGAYLRASHYCLHTHLMQVSSWDLESGEIFAVLNWVLHIYNSPDMMGHPELVVEMEREELGPLISAEGLEQLQNKYVQSVRKSVSEWMHKALQVELQDWQREQEPDTDHEGFYQTSLPTIITQMLEENARVALMIGESLRDQTIQMGLYEMENLLNKFREALVEFGKEHRRDPSNNKNKFYLYYLLASISNCIILKKSTESLQQQQSTRSASQFSRTPPNPLAALDRAVRRACRLVMDQLLLDLQPFLPSLLTRPWLVQGEPTPKLCHVLERHLELYGRVRPPCRQCLQEEAQWLMVVEYVRALMQKRTVCRSAEERRQLAQQMLQDDQLFRESFQCLEGDGSVADVNPLALLPVLADFIRLKDPGMLTLELSGLVAKYPDISEEHVSVLLDIRGDVSRDIRGAVLDLLEQSAPPLPAGYRPIFTDILVPPSTMAFCLPTAKCA; encoded by the exons ATGTCAGCTGGGGATCAGAAGAATGGTGGTGACAAACCAGGAG ACACGGTACCAGTGGCTGAGGTATGGCCAGAGGTGGAGAGGGCTGAGTGCTTGGCACGTGGAGCTGCCTTGAAGTGGGCGTCAGGTGTTTTCTGTCAGCCTGAGCATCTTGAACGATTGAGCCAGTACAGGAAGCGAGAGAGCCAGAGGACTGCCTCCATACACACCAGACTCAAG TCCATGGTCCAGTCATACCTGGAGGGGGTTGGCTGGGGTCTGGAGCAGCTCCGGGAGGCCAGGACTGAGCTAAAGGAGGTGTCACACACATTGAAGAAGGCAGGACTGGAAACCAATGGAAACGCAGAGGGGGTGAAGTCTCTGGAGAGGCTTCGAGACGTGTCAGTCAACCACCGTCAGCTCCTCGCTGCTGTCAGCAACCTGCCACGGCTATACTCTG TGCGTAGCATGGTGTTGGAGACTGAGCGCCTGGTGGAGTCCCGGCGGCTCCTGGAGGCACATGCCCGGCTGATGGATCTGGAGCGCTGGCAGGATGACATCCTCTGGCAGCTCCACGGGGCTGCTGGCACATCAGGAAGTGCACTCAGCACTGAAGACCAGGAACTGGTGGCTAAATACTTCTCTGGTGTGGGGCAGCTGGTGGATGCCCTGG GTAAGGAACTGTGGGCGGTGGTGAGCAGTGCTCTGGCTGTGGCCCGACAAAACCCCACACCATTTGTGTCAGCAGTGAGGATAGTGGAGCGAGAGGAAGCCCTGGACCAAGTTCtgctggaggagagagggggcCCCGGAGGCAATAACAGGCCCCTACCCCCCAGACGTCCTCGCTGCTGGAGATCATGCTTCTTCCAG GTACTAGAGGAGGCGGTTTCTGCACGCTTTCGCAGCGTGTCCTATCTACACACGCGTGGCCCGGGTCTGGCGGGCCACCTCTCTGCTCTCCAGCATGCTATCATGGCTGACCTGGCCACTGTACGCCACCTGCTGGAGCACTGCGTCCCATCACACTACCGGCTAACAGGAGCTTACCTTAGGGCTAGCCATTACTGTTTACATACTCACCTAATGCAG GTCAGCAGCTGGGACCTAGAGAGTGGTGAAATCTTTGCCGTACTAAATTGGGTGCTACACATCTACAACAG CCCAGACATGATGGGTCATCCTGAGCTGGTggtggagatggagagagaagagCTGGGACCTCTTATCTCTGCTGAAGGACTTGAGcaactgcaaaacaaatatgtgcagAGTGTCAGG AAGAGTGTATCAGAGTGGATGCACAAAGCTCTTCAGGTGGAACTGCAAGACTGGCAAAGGGAGCAGGAGCCAGATACAGACCATGAAGGTTTCTACCAAACCAGTCTACCTACTATCATCACACAG ATGCTGGAGGAGAACGCCCGAGTGGCTCTGATGATTGGAGAATCCCTACGAGATCAGACTATACAGATGGGACTGTATGAAATGGAGAACCTCTTAAACAA GTTCCGAGAAGCTCTGGTGGAATTTGGCAAAGAGCATCGCAGAGATCCAAGTAACAACAAGAACAAGTTCTACCTCTACTATTTGCTGGCTTCCATCAGCAACTGCATTATCCTTAA AAAGTCTACAGagagcctgcagcagcagcagtctacCCGGTCAGCAAGCCAGTTCTCGCGGACTCCACCCAATCCTCTGGCAGCTCTCGACCGGGCTGTAAGACGGGCCTGTCGACTGGTGATGGATCAACTCCTGTTGGACCTTCAGCCTTTTCTCCCAAGCCTGCTGACCCGACCCTGGCTGGTCCAGGGAGAACCCACACCCAAACTCTGCCACGTCTTGGAGCGTCACCTGGAGCTGTACGGTCGTGTTCGGCCGCCCTGCCGACAG tgtcTGCAGGAGGAGGCCCAGTGGCTGATGGTGGTGGAGTACGTCAGGGCTCTGATGCAGAAAAGAACAGTGTGTCGCAGcgcagaggagaggaggcagcTTGCTCAGCAGATGCTCCAGGATGACCAGCTGTTCAGAGAAAGCTTCCAGTGTCTG GAAGGTGACGGCTCAGTAGCTGATGTAAACCCATTAGCCTTGCTACCTGTCCTGGCTGACTTCATCCGACTGAAAGATCCTGGCATGCTCACTCTGGAACTATCAGGACTTGTGGCCAAATATCCCGATATCAG TGAAGAACATGTGTCTGTACTCTTGGACATTCGTGGTGACGTCTCCAGAGACATCAGGGGGGCTGTGCTGGACTTGCTGGAGCAGAGTGCCCCACCGCTGCCAGCAGGATATCGACCCATCTTCACTGACATCCTGGTGCCTCCCTCCACCATGGCATTCTGTCTGCCCACTGCTAAGTGTGCATGA
- the prmt7 gene encoding protein arginine N-methyltransferase 7 isoform X4, which yields MKTFCGRANPTTGALDWVEESEEYDYHQEIARSCYADMLHDHDRNEKYYRGICAAVARVKARGEKVVILDIGTGTGLLSMMAITAGADLCYSVEVFKPMAEAAQCIVEKNGFSGKIKIINKHSTDVTVGPDGDMQMKANVLITELFDTELIGEGALPSYEHAHQNLVQEGCEAVPHRATVYAQLVESELLWSWAQLQPVDVEGARLVPPPAVCHCAGAHSVCDIQLSQVSPRSFTPLGPLCTMFSVDFSKPVSSAFQSHSSQFVAQISGRAQVVLSWWDLDMDPNGSVVCTMAPSWTYPQPKMAPWRDHWMQSVYFLPMESRVTAGEELSLTVCHDDYSLWYSLQSHSQRDLQTKTLPSRPCCTCQAHLVWTRPRFGELNDRQRTQSYVSALRSVLREDSVCLGVSDGSLLPVFAHMLGAKKVFSLENSRMSKQVMEQVLEANSMDGGVELLEIRPDQLSSNDLEGEQISVLLGEPYFSTSLLPWHSLFFWYCRTALAGLLQPSATILPYSATLHMVAVEFQDLWRIRAPCGTCEGFDVTPMNEMVQQSLDFRESREAEPHPLWEYPCRALTQSKAVMTFDFTQCVPQQPVCNQGSLPLLRSGRCHGVALWMEYHLTRDITVSAGLMGPVGEQGDCEWTRHRKQGVYFFRSPWESSGDGRAAVSYSFTFEPSSGDIKMDFSIESQ from the exons ATGAAGACCTTCTGTGGAAGAGCCAACCCGACCACGGGAGCTTTAGACTGGGTGGAGGAGAGTGAAGAGTACGACTACCACCAGGAGATAGCCAG GTCCTGTTACGCTGACATGCTGCATGACCATGACAGG AATGAGAAGTACTACCGGGGGATCTGTGCAGCTGTGGCAAGAGTAAAAGCTCGTGGGGAGAAGGTTGTTATCCTAGACATCGGCACCGGTACGGGCCTGTTGTCCATGATGGCCATCACTGCTGGAGCTGACCTCTGCTATTCTGTGgag GTTTTTAAGCCCATGGCTGAAGCTGCCCAGTGCATTGTGGAGAAAAACGGCTTCTCTGGCAAGATCAAGATTATTAACAAACACTCTACTGATGTCACTGTGGGGCCAG ATGGGGATATGCAAATGAAGGCCAATGTCCTCATCACAGAACTGTTTGATACAGAACTGATAGGTGAAGGAGCTCTGCCAAGCTATGAACATGCTCACCAAAATCTGGTtcag GAGGGCTGTGAGGCAGTTCCCCATCGAGCCACGGTCTATGCCCAGCTGGTGGAGTCAGAGCTGCTGTGGAGCTGGGCTCAGCTGCAGCCGGTGGATGTAGAGGGGGCCCGTTTGGTCCCACCACCTGCTGTGTGCCACTGTGCTGGAGCCCATTCGGTGTGTGACATCCAGCTGAGCCAGGTGTCTCCTCGCAGCTTCACCCCACTGGGTCCTCTCTGCACAATGTTCAG TGTGGATTTCAGTAAGCCAGTTAGCAGTGCCTTCCAGTCCCACTCCTCTCAGTTTGTGGCTCAGATCAGTGGTCGAGCCCAGGTGGTCCTGTCCTGGTGGGACCTTGATATGGATCCCAATGGATCTGTTGTGTGTACCATGGCTCCCAGCTGGACATACCCACAGCCAAAGATGGCTCCT tgGCGGGATCACTGGATGCAGAGTGTGTACTTCCTGCCCATGGAGAGCAGGGTGACAGCAGGAGAGGAGCTCAGTCTGACTGTCTGCCATGATGACTACAGTCTCTGGTACAGCCTGCAGTCTCACAG CCAGCGGGACTTGCAGACAAAAACGCTTCCGTCTCGGCCATGTTGTACTTGCCAGGCTCACCTAGTTTGGACACGGCCTCGTTTCGGTGAACTCAATGACAGACAGCGTACACAGAGCTACGTCAGTGCCCTGCGCAGT GTTCTGAGAGAGGACAGTGTGTGTCTTGGTGTCAGTGATGGAAGTCTGCTTCCTGTGTTTGCTCATATGCTTGGAGCCAAGAAG GTCTTCAGTTTGGAAAACTCCAGAATGTCCAAGCAGGTTATGGAGCAG gtgTTGGAAGCCAATTCGATGGATGGAGGTGTTGAGCTGCTGGAGATCAGGCCTGATCAGCTGAGCAGTAATGACTTAGAAGGAGAACAG ATCTCAGTCCTGCTGGGTGAGCCATATTTCAGCACCAGTCTTTTGCCCTGGCACTCCCTGTTCTTCTGGTATTGTCGGACTGCCCTGGCAGGCCTCCTGCAGCCCAGTGCCACCATCCTGCCCTACTCTGCCACACTTCACATGGTGGCTGTGGAGTTCCAG GATTTGTGGAGGATAAGAGCACCTTGTGGAACATGTGAGGGCTTTGATGTCACACCCATGAATGAAATGGTCCAG CAATCTCTGGATTTCCGTGAGTCCCGTGAGGCAGAGCCCCACCCTCTATGGGAGTACCCGTGCCGTGCTCTGACTCAGTCCAAGGCCGTCATGACTTTTGATTTCACACAGTGTGTCCCACAACAGCCAGTCTGTAATCAGGGCTCACTGCCATTGTTAAG GAGTGGTCGTTGCCATGGTGTTGCATTGTGGATGGAGTACCACCTAACCAGAGACATCACTGTTAGTGCAGGTCTGAT